In Nissabacter sp. SGAir0207, the genomic stretch ATCGATTCCGTATCCGACCACAAATTCATCGGGGATCGAGAAACCGATATACTCCACGGGCACCGGCACTTCGCGGCGGGAGGGTTTGTCGAGCAGCGTACAGATGGCCAGCGACTTTGGCTCGCGCAGCGCCAGGATCTCGCGCACCTTGCTGAGGGTGTTGCCGGAGTCGATGATGTCCTCGACGATCAGCACATCCTTGCCCCGGATATCCTCATCCAGATCCTTCAGAATCTTCACATCCCGGCTGCTGGACATGCTGTTGCCATAGCTGGAGGCGGTCATGAAGTCCACCTCATGCGACACCTCAATCTGGCGGCAAAGGTCAGCCATAAACATGAAGGAGCCGCGCAACAGGCCCACCAGCACCATCTCGCTGCCGCTGTCACGGTAGTTGGCGGTGATCTGCTGGCCCAGCTCGGCGATGCGCGCTTTGACCTCCTGCTCGGAGATCATGATCTCTACACTGTGTTTCATAAATATCTTGTCTGTTACCGGAAGGTGGAATCCGATTCTAGCATAGCCCCCGCGCCGGATCGACGCGGGGGGCGGCTCAGGCGCTGACGCTAAAGCCCAGCATC encodes the following:
- the hpt gene encoding hypoxanthine phosphoribosyltransferase yields the protein MKHSVEIMISEQEVKARIAELGQQITANYRDSGSEMVLVGLLRGSFMFMADLCRQIEVSHEVDFMTASSYGNSMSSSRDVKILKDLDEDIRGKDVLIVEDIIDSGNTLSKVREILALREPKSLAICTLLDKPSRREVPVPVEYIGFSIPDEFVVGYGIDYAQRYRHLPYIGKVVPLAE